The genomic DNA ACCGACCGTCGGGATCGATCCCCAGTCAAGGAGCTATATCCTGGAGCAGGTCAAGAGACTCAATCAGGAGAAGGGCATGACCATCATCTATACGAGTCATTACATGGAGGAAGTGGAGTTCCTATGCGACCGGATCTATATCATGGATAAAGGCCATATCATCGCCTCGGGTACAAAAGAGGAGATCAAAAGCATCCTTTCTTCTGAATCCACGATTGTGATCAAACTGGAGAAGATGGTGCCTTCCTTCGCTGAAGGCCTCTCTGCCATCCCATCCGTCATGAACGTGACGTCTTCGGAGAAGGAAATCGTGATGGTGATCCCAAAAGAACAGAATCTGTTCAATCAGGTATTCCAGCTTGCTGAGGATACCGGTGCCGTGATCCTGTCCATTGATCGAAAAATACCGACGCTTGAGGATGTTTTCCTCCATTTGACCGGTCGGGCATTACGGGATTGAGGAGGAGTAGAAGATGACGATTCCATTTATCAAAAAACAATTGCTGCTGATGATCCGGAACCCCCAAGTCCTCCTCATCCTGTTGGGGATGCCCCTTCTGCTCATCACCATCCTGGGGTTTGCCCTGGGAGATCTGATGAACGGGGAGGAAGAGCCCATTGAAGCCAAGGTTGGTTTTGTTGTGGAAGGGAATCCCTCAGATGAACTCAAGCAATTCCAAAAAGAAGTAGATGAGAGCGAGATGCCGGCACAACAAAAAGAGGGCTTGAAAGCGGCAGCCGCCAAGGCCCTTCCCATCGACGCCCTGAAAAAGGATCTATTCGGTAGTAAAGAAGTGAAGAAGTTCATCCACCTGAAAGAGAAAAAAGCAGAAGATCTTGACCGGCTCAGGGATAACGATGATTATTCAGCCATCATCCATTTTTCAGAAGGTTATACCCTGACCATGCTGCGTCAGGCTTTCCTTGACGGAAGTGAAAGTCCGGATATCACAGTGATCAAAAATGAAGGGAGGCCGCTAACGGCTAACCTGGTAACCGATCTGCTCACGTCGTATCAAGAGCAATATACGCTTGCCCTGCAGGCAGGGAAAGCAGGGATCGATCCTGCTGCCATCATCCCTGATGATGCATCCTTCGGTTCCGTGGAGAAGCTCGAGGACCGTCAATCCCTTTCGTCCATGGCGTATTATGCAGTGGGGATGAGTGTCATGTTCGTCCTTTATATCGCGACGAATATGGGAAGCTTCGCCTTCATGGAGAAGGAAGATCGCGTGTTTGACCGTCTGATCTTCGCCGGAGTATCACCATTGAAGTATCTGTTGAGCGTATTGATCACCACGATCATCCTCGCGTTCCTCCAGATCAGTATCCTGTTCGGTGCGAGCGCGCTCATCTATGGAGTGAAATTCCCGGACATAGGCGTATTTCTTCTTGTGACTGTATGCATCTGCTTTGCCGTCGGCGGACTAGGGGCATTGATTACGGCCATATGCTATAAAGGCAACTCAGAGACGGTCGCGAGCTTTTTCTCCTCCATCGGAGTGGCAGTCCTCGCCTTCCTCGGTGGAAGCTTCGGTCCGCTTACGAGCGGCAAGCTCATGGGGATCCTCGCCGATCTGGTTCCGAATGGGGCCGCCATGACAGCGTATTTCAAAGTCTTTCAAGGATATGGGATCGGAGATGTCCTCCCGAATATATGGGCCATGCTCGGTTTCGGTCTCCTTGCCATCATTGTTGCCACGATTGTATTTCCTAAGGAAGGGGGGCACGCAGCATGAAGGGTCTGTTGTACGGGAAATTGAAAATGTTGATCAGGAAGCCTTGGCCGTTCCTGCTCACCACCATTGTCTGCCTGATGTTTGCTTTCTTTACCAGTCAGTCCGGCGCCAATGAAGTGACCGTGCCGTACTCGACTGAAGGGGGGAAGATGCTCCCAAAGCGATCATGGAGGAATTGAAGGCATCCGATTCAATCATCTTCCAGGAAATGTCGAAGGGTGACCTTAATGACCAAGTCAGTGAAGGGAAGAGCCCACTGGGCCTTGTACTTGGTGATGACGATTATACCATCATTGCTTCGGCCGATACCCCGAACGTTCCACAGGTCGATCAGATCGTGAGGAAGGCGTACATGAAGGTGGCACAACAGAAGGGATTGGAGGCTGTTGCTGCGGAGAAGGGAATCGGCTCGGATGAGGTACAGGGATGGTTCCGTGATGTCAAAGATGACCCGTCTTTCTCTCTAAATGAAACGACGTTCCGGAGCGACGGGGACTGGGTATACGATGTGAAGCTTCAGTCGCTATTCGGATTCTCCCTGTTTTTCGTGATTTATACGATCGCTTATAATGTAGCGACCATCATGCATGAGAAGCGTATGGGGATCTGGGACCGGATGATCCTGTCTCCCGTGAAGAAGTGGGAAATGTATACGGCGAATCTGTTATACAGCTTCATCCTGGGGTACGTACAGATCCTCCTTGTATTCATGGTGTTCCGGTACATCACCGATGTTAATTTCTACGGCCATTTCGCATGGGTGCTCGTATTGCTCATCCCATATGTCTTTGCAATCGTGGCATTATCCATCTTCATCACGGGGCTTGTGAAGAAATCCCAGCACTTCAATGCCGTGATTCCCATTGTTGCCGTGAGCATGGCCATGCTTGGTGGGGCTTACTGGCCGCTTGAGATCGTGAACTCCCCCGTGATGATCGCGATTTCCAAAGTCATCCCCATCACATATGGAATGGAGATCCTGAAGGGCATTACCGTCAATCAGCTCGGTCTGGGAGACATTCTTTACCCGGTATCGATCCTTCTCCTTATGGGAGTGTTATTCCTCGGTCTGGGGCTCAATTTCATGGAGAAAAGGCACGTATAGAGCCTAGAAGATTTTCCAGAATCCGAGTACGACCAGCAAGACGCTGGTGATGACTGTGATTCCGATCAGCATAAAGAAGAAATCAAGAACGCTGTCTACGAATACTTTCTTGCGGTTGGAACGTCTGAAATGGCGAACTTCCTTACGTGGTGTATGCGTATGGACGACTCGACTCATAGTGAGATTCCTCCTTTATGGTAGTAATGAGTTAATTCGAGGAATGAAGTGAAAATCCTTCCTTGTCTGAAGAATTATGCCGAAACCTGTTGAAGGAGGGGCAGGCAAAAAGGGTCATTACGATGCTGTTCCATGAGTGAGGATAAACCGGGCGCCGATTCGACGCCCGGTTTTTCATATGTCAGTGTTTCCATAGCGGGGAATGGTTCTTCGGGTGAACCCGTCACCGATCGATAGGCCGGAAGGAGAAAAAAGTTCAGCTCTATAGGATTATTGTTTCATTTTTGGGGAAAAAGAAAAGCAATTGAATAAAGGTGAAACTTTTTATAGCGTCGAACGTACAAATAGGTGAGTGATACATACAAGAGCTGTCGCTGTTGATTATGATCCTGCTTGTACGAAACCAACCTGGCCTAAGGCCAAAAAAGAGGTGAATAACGTGGTAAAGGAGAACGATCGCTTAAAACGAGTGATAACCAAATTGTCGAATGTCGGTGTCAATATCACCAAAACGAAATCAAGACGGGAAATCCTACAGTCACTGAAGCAGTATCAACCATTACCGAAGACGTTAACACAAGACTCTTAATGTCCATGGGTTGTACAGACATAATTCCCGGCCCTTCACGATATACTATGGAATAATGAAGAGGAGGGGATCCCATGGAGAGACTGATGTTCGATATGGCTACGCTGAAGGACATCAAGAAGAAAGCGGATGAACTGTCCTATTTTTGTCTGAGCAGGACCGATGAACCGGACACGGTGAAGTTGACCCAGGCGCTGGATCAAGTGAGCCGCGCGCTGTCGAT from Rossellomorea marisflavi includes the following:
- a CDS encoding ABC transporter permease, translating into MTIPFIKKQLLLMIRNPQVLLILLGMPLLLITILGFALGDLMNGEEEPIEAKVGFVVEGNPSDELKQFQKEVDESEMPAQQKEGLKAAAAKALPIDALKKDLFGSKEVKKFIHLKEKKAEDLDRLRDNDDYSAIIHFSEGYTLTMLRQAFLDGSESPDITVIKNEGRPLTANLVTDLLTSYQEQYTLALQAGKAGIDPAAIIPDDASFGSVEKLEDRQSLSSMAYYAVGMSVMFVLYIATNMGSFAFMEKEDRVFDRLIFAGVSPLKYLLSVLITTIILAFLQISILFGASALIYGVKFPDIGVFLLVTVCICFAVGGLGALITAICYKGNSETVASFFSSIGVAVLAFLGGSFGPLTSGKLMGILADLVPNGAAMTAYFKVFQGYGIGDVLPNIWAMLGFGLLAIIVATIVFPKEGGHAA
- a CDS encoding ABC transporter permease encodes the protein MEELKASDSIIFQEMSKGDLNDQVSEGKSPLGLVLGDDDYTIIASADTPNVPQVDQIVRKAYMKVAQQKGLEAVAAEKGIGSDEVQGWFRDVKDDPSFSLNETTFRSDGDWVYDVKLQSLFGFSLFFVIYTIAYNVATIMHEKRMGIWDRMILSPVKKWEMYTANLLYSFILGYVQILLVFMVFRYITDVNFYGHFAWVLVLLIPYVFAIVALSIFITGLVKKSQHFNAVIPIVAVSMAMLGGAYWPLEIVNSPVMIAISKVIPITYGMEILKGITVNQLGLGDILYPVSILLLMGVLFLGLGLNFMEKRHV
- a CDS encoding Lmo0850 family protein, producing MVKENDRLKRVITKLSNVGVNITKTKSRREILQSLKQYQPLPKTLTQDS